The Festucalex cinctus isolate MCC-2025b chromosome 6, RoL_Fcin_1.0, whole genome shotgun sequence genomic sequence CTCTGAGAATTATTTTATATGGTGTAATATGCTATAAAATACTAAATAATAGATACATTGTGTTCACTGAGTAATGACTGAAAAGCATACTTGCTGGGTATACTCAATTATGGTACAAAAAATATGGAAATCCTTCAGCACTAAACGAGCCTTTACTGACAATTTGTTACTTTTCATCAGCTTTTTGATTCTTGTACGACTTATTGAGCTGATGAATGTCCTTCATTAAGCCGGCAAACTGCTCCTCCTATGAGAACATGggggaaaacaaataaaagaattattacttaaaaaaaagaaaaagaaaagaaaaacatcatttCAATCATGTTTGTAACTTCAATTGCTGTTTCAATAATTATGCAAGCACACAtgcacagatagatagatagatagatagatagatagatagatagatagatagatagatagatagatagatagatacgcacacacaagcgcgCACACGCAGTTACTGATTCCTTACCAGTATGTTCATCCGTTCAGCTGCTGCAATTGCGATGTTCAGCTTGCGCTCATCATCTTCCCTCTCCTCCTCAATCACACCCAACCTGTCACAGACAGCCGAAGACGTACAAATTGGTTACTTAATATGTAATAGTAAAGCCATCTTGTCAACAGTATTGAGTAAATGCAATTCCAAAACGGCCAGCCATCTAATGCAAGGCTGACACATGCACGACTTTTGGCCACGATATTGTCGTGGCAAGTCGTGCCATTTGGGGCACGAGCTGGGATATAACTTGAAGTGAGCTGTTCGTGAACTATTCGTGGCACTTCGTGACAGTCGTGGCATGGCGTGCACTACCACACACCGCCGTGCATCCTTCCCACATAGTCCCAACGAGTTCACAAACAGTTTGCGTATAGTTCACGACCCGGTCGTGAAATTTTGTCGTGACAaacatgttgaacatttcaaaatgtttgcccCAACATGACACGCAGTCACGACGGGTATACGCACTTCATGCCACTTTACGAGTAGTTCGCGCACTGGCACAACTCGAGTCGTGCCACAAAATCGTGCAAGTGTCAGCCTTGCATAAGAGTTGCTGTAGTGTAATGATGACACCGTACTTTCCGGACTATAAATTGTTACGTTTTTCCCCAAGATGTGGCTGTAAATGTGATGGTCTATTTTCTTTCATATTGtttaaccttttgtttttgttttttcgtttccCACAGCTGCCAATCTCGAGGCATGAGTAGCATGCTAGAGCTTTTCTTGTTTTCGTTTGGGCTGGTGAACGCCGAAAGCCCCATTCCTTTGCTAATCTAGATTGTTGCCTTTTATTAAGTTAGTGGGACAACGTTGGATCCAACAACCTTCAATAATGGTTGGTCTAGTTTTGGCTCCACTTATTTTCCTTTTGGCCCAgtcctttttgtttgttcttttaaaCTTATTTTTGTTTGGGTTGAATAAAGCTTGTGGTTTTTGACCTCACTCCTTTTTGTCTGGCGTCCTTTTTATGTTGTGGTCTCTTCAGTAGCCAGAGCGTCCGTAACATACCTGAAGGTGGCGCTAGCAAGCTGCTCCTCTCGCACAGCCAGCAGATTCCGGAGTTGATTCATTTCAGCCTGCAATATTGCATTCTGGTCTTGACTTTGGTTAATGAAGTCCTCCAGTCGCTTTGCCATTTCCAGCTCACGCTCAGTCACTTGGTCTATTCCCAGGCGAAGCTCGGACAGTTCTTGGGCATGCTGATTTATGGTATGCAAAGACATCGTCTGAGTGTGATGTTACTGAGAATCCATAAATAGTTGCCTTATTTATATGAAAGCTTTCTGAGGCAGCTAACATACCCTATCGAGTAAGCTGATTTCCTCCTGCTCAGACTGCATGTCTCTGAGCTCCCTGTTTTGTATATCTTTAATCCATGGAATTGGTGCACATGCTTTGATTGCTTCACTctgataaagagaaaagaaaagaatatattctagtatacatggtttaaaGTCTCTTAATGGTAGCCAGTTCAGACTATACCCCACCTTTTGCCCAAAATAAGATTCAATACAGATAGATGGAAGTGAAGCTATCCAGCGGGGATCAGTTACTCTTTTAATAAGTTTGACCTACTCCATGTATAAAGTACCCTGAGACAACTTCTAAAatttaacttaatttaaatttaattgaaCTTAAGACTCCATTGGGTGTTTATGTCTTTTATAATTAATATTGAGCAGTGATTAGATGACAATATATGTGACAGTAATACAATGACAGCAATATgtttaataagtttaaatgCAGAAGTTGCAGTTAtgctttaggccagaggtggcagtcaagTAAAAAAGTGATAAACTATATAATGTAGCTTTAAGGGTAGGGTCGTTTTTTGTGtattggtgtttatttatttatttatttatttatttatttatttaacactcACAGTTTTTGGTGATGAGATGAAGGGCTGGTTAGTTTCCAAATCTTGTTCATGGTTATTTGTGGGTAGAGCTTCAGAACTTGTCTGcctcttcagttttttttcaggACGTGCATGTGGAGCACTTTGAGTTCTGGTGACCGGCTTCCTCCTCCGAGCTTTGACATCTCtgtgaaataaacaaaattatgtgtcaatatttaaatatttaatcccTAAATATTTAGGATTTTGAACTGCCAGAATGGAATTTGTCAAATCCCCCAAACTTATTACTCATTCTAGCGATTAATATAATCGAAACTGTCAATGACGCACACAAGCTCAAACTAGCAACAATGTTCCACAGTATATGACCGCTCAAAAAAGGGTGCCACTCAACTGGAAAGCTCTTGGAGGATTATGCACTGTAGCTGTGCTTTGCGACGACGGCAATATTAGGGAATGatgtaatattgtgttttttgaatctgTATGTGTTAAATTTATGTCTACGCTTCTTTCCTTCAAAAATGTCACTAATTAAGTAGCTGTAGGGCTGAGAAATCAGAAAACATTGCTGGCaggttatgaaaataaaaggaaattgATATAAGAATCCCACTAACAAGTTGTGTAAATTAATACGTTATGATATTTTTCATATTCTAAAGGGTCTTGATAGATGGATGATAAGATCCAACAGAAAAAGCTCTGAAGTTGGACAGTAGACCACATACCCATCCCTGAGGCCCTTGGAGTCCTGGGGAAGCTGCTGGAGGGATGATTGATGAGGGCTAAATTTGCTCAAGTCTTTTGGAGGAACGTACTTTGGTTTGACTTGTTTCCTTAGGCTGTGAGAAAGAACGGACTTTTACTGACGTACGACAACAACAAACGATAGATCTTACTGTCATCATACTTGTTAATCGTGATCTGATGTATCTCAGGACCCAGTGACTCTGTTATCTGGTTCAGAATCAAAGGCAAAGGGTGCAATTTCTCAATTGTTTCCTaaagaaaatacagtaaaagctcTGTCAGCATGTGTGGAAGGGAAAAATATGCAACTGCAAAAgtgcacatacacaacaacaaccaaaagaaAGCAAACAGATAAAACAATGTAATAATAACACACTGTTATGCTAAATATAGTCAAACTGATTGAGAGGAATACGGCAAATTAAAAAATGCCCCTTTTCAGGGTTGCTGTCAGTCACTAC encodes the following:
- the LOC144020568 gene encoding uncharacterized protein LOC144020568; translation: MLFMNDFLQQHLDRMRGFLQTVSNPCTEVPMSSFDGYVDLPLRLAVLHGLLVDIICLKDQETIEKLHPLPLILNQITESLGPEIHQITINNLRKQVKPKYVPPKDLSKFSPHQSSLQQLPQDSKGLRDGDVKARRRKPVTRTQSAPHARPEKKLKRQTSSEALPTNNHEQDLETNQPFISSPKTSEAIKACAPIPWIKDIQNRELRDMQSEQEEISLLDRHAQELSELRLGIDQVTERELEMAKRLEDFINQSQDQNAILQAEMNQLRNLLAVREEQLASATFRLGVIEEEREDDERKLNIAIAAAERMNILEEQFAGLMKDIHQLNKSYKNQKADEK